Below is a window of Ignavibacteriota bacterium DNA.
ACTCACGCGCTTTGTCTTCGTCGGTGTGTTTGTACGAGTACGCAGTCCAGTACATCGCATCGTCGTAGTAATTGCTTTTCGGAAACGCTTTCATCATCTCGGCAAATTGTTTGATGGCTTTCTGCCATTCTTCATCCAGCACAAAGTCGTATCCTTTTTTGTATGATGTGTAACCCGGGTCATCTTTTTTCTCTGATTGTTCCAACGTCAGACATTCTGTAACTGCATCAGTTTCTCCATGAAACACCAACGGTGCAAACGCTACATTCACCGGCAGTTCATCAATCACGATTGTTGTTTCCTGTGATTGAGCCAGACTACAAACGAAAAACAAACCAACAAGTAACTTCATTCTCTTTTCCTTTCTTGATTATCGGATATCACTTGCAAACTGAACGGGAACGGTGCGATAGGTCGCTTCCGCCCGTCTGATTTTGTACAGAAGATTTTCCCGCTCGATTCCGTTTCGAATCAGTTCGAGTTCGGGAAAATCATTATTGTCGCCGCCGTTGGCAACCTTGAGAAATATTTTCTCCATGTCATTGATGAGCCGCTCCGAGCGCGGGTCGAGCGCTGTCCGTTTCAGCGAACGGGATTCATCCAGTAAATTATTGGAAAGCGTTCTCTCGGTCTCCAAATCAACTTGCTCAACTTCGCCTTCGTTCGTGTTTGCCAACCCGACAAGCAATGCTTTTGATTTTCTGAAATAATCATGCAAACGAACATATTCAGAATCCACAACGGGAGTTTGTTGAGCAAGTTGTTGTTGTGGTTGTGCTTCTTTTTCTTTCACAAAATATACCCTACCAACGACAAACGAGACTACAAGCAATGCACAGACCGCTCCGGTAATTGCAATGTCTCTCGGTCGGAATGAAATAAATGAATCAAGCCACTCTCCGAATCGTTCTGCAAAACTCCGTCGTTCTTTTTCTTCTTGTCTGATTTGCTCTGCGACTGCATCGGCAAAATGATTCCAGTATGCGGGAGTTTGTTGCTCGCTCCAATCAATTGTTTCGTTCCGTAACTGCTCGACAAATAGTGTGAGCGTTTCAACTTCACCTGTACATTCCTGACATTCTTTGAGATGAACTTCAACCCGGTTTCGTTGAGCATCCGGAAGTTCGTTCATCACAAAATCATAAAGGAGATTTTTTATTGTTGCGTGGTTCATCATGCGTGTTCTGTCTTCAAAAATTCTAACTTTGATTGCAATTTTCTGATTGCCCTGTGCAAATGTGTTTTCACTGTTCCTTCCGTGCAACGGAGAATGGAACTCACTTGTTTGGTGGAAAGCCCGTTCATGTGGCGAAGGATGACGACGGCGCGCTGAAGTGTTGGCAGTTCATGCAATGCCCGCTCAATGTGCGACGATGTATCCAACGAATGAACATACGACGGTTCATGTCCGATGCCTGATGTTGTTATTTCTAGCATCGGCAATTCATGTTTGTTGATGCGTTGCATTTGCTTTACTCTGTTCAGCGAAAGATTGGTGACGATACGATAGAGCCATGTCGAAAACTCCGCATCGCCGCGAAAATAGTTCAGCGAACGATACGCACGGACAAACGCGTCCTGCGCAACGTCTTCTGCATCGTCGTGGTTTCCGACAAACCGGTAAGCAAGGTTGTACGCCTGTTTCATGTTTCGTTCAACTAACTGCTTATACGCATTGTGGTTACCATTCTTCGATTCTTCAATAAGTTTCTTGTCGTCCGACGACGGCAATCCGGGTATTCCTTCGAAGTTTATGATTAGACAAATGTAAATGGGTGACGGTTGACAGTCAAATTACGATTCGTAGAATGACTCGTAAAGTCACTTGGTTAATTGTTATACCGCTTTTGTTGACGTTTTTGTGTACGGCGGGGAAGGAGAAAGGTTGTGGGATATTCCCTTCATTTGTTCAGTTTCCCCAATATCTGAAAACATGAATCCTAAAGAGTTAATACAAAAATAAATTACTTGACAAATAAAAAAAAAAGAAGTACATTGTTCGCATGCCGAACAAAGTCCTAGTTATATTAAAAACCTGATTTTGAATATTGTCCATTGACATGATTGTTATCAAGAAAAATATTAACAGCACAGGCAGAGTTGAAAGCAGTTGTCGAATCGTCATATCTTCAAAATGTCCGGGCACAAATCAAGCAATACTACACCGTGTAGATCAACCGCCCTTTACTCATCAAATCATATCATCCTTTGTTCTCTCCCAAAACGTTAAAACATCCATCGAAACACTTCAATCAATTTTATACTCAACAGTACTATTGCGGACTAAGTTGAGGTTATTTCTGAATATTTAATTTTTACAGAGCATCACATGATTTCTCCTTTCAAGACAAACGGTCAATATTTTCGTACTGTGTTGATATTCTTGATTTATATCGTACTTGTTATTTCTGCAACAGTGTTTACTGAAGCACAAGAAACACAGGTAACTGTAAAGTCAGATGCATCGGGTACTACGCTTCAGGTGAACGGGAAAGATTTCATGATTATCGGTATGAATTGGGATTATTATCCTATTGGAAAAAATTATACATACAGTTTATGGTCACAGCCGGATAATGTAATTCAAACGGCACTTGATAATGAAATGCCGTTATTGAAAAATATGGGAGTAAATGCTATCCGCCAATATGTTGGCATACCTCCTCGTTGGATTAAATATATTTATGAGCGCTACGGAATTTATACGGTATTAAATCATACATTCGGGCGTTACGGTGTTTCAATTGATGGTATGTATATGCCTAACACGGATTATTCTGATCCTCGAATACGAGAGTATCTTGTACGAGAAGTGGACTCAATGGTTAATGATTTTAGAGCTACTCCCGGTTTACTTATGTGGTTACTTGGTAATGAAAACAATTATGGACTCTTTTGGGGTGGTGCGGCGACCGAGGATATTCCTGTGGGTGAAACATTAGAATCAATGAGAGCTCGTCAGATGTATTCGCTATTTAATGATGCTATTAAAACAATTAAACAAAAAGATACCAAGCACCCAGTAGCGATAGCCAATGGTGATTTGTTATTCATCGATATTATTGCCAAAGAAATTCAGGGTCTCGATATCTTCGGGACAAATATGTACAGGGGGATTTCATTCCGTGACGCATTTCAAACGGTGAAAGAAAAATTAAATATTCCCATCATGTTCACAGAGTTTGGTGCAGATGCTTTCAATGAAAAAGATATGTGCGAAGACCAAATCTCACAAGCGCGTTACCTCCTTGGTAATTGGCAGGAGATATTCGAACAATCGAGCGGTAAGGGAAAAATAGGAAATGCAATCGGTGGTTTTACATTCCAGTTCAGTGATGGTTGGTGGAAATATCGTCAGGAAATTAATCTCGATGTTCATGATGTGAATGCTTCCTGGTCCAATGGCGGATATAAAGAGGATTATTCGGAAGGGGAGAACAATATGAATGAGGAATGGTTTGGTATATGTGCAAAAGGACCTTCCGACGGTAATGGGTATTATCAATTGTATCCACGCGCTTCGTTCTACGCATTGAAAAGGGCGTACAGGCTTGATATCTATAATACGGCAACTGATACAATTAGAATAAGAAATCATTTTAACAGTATAAACTTGGTTGAGGATGTCTTAACTGCTCGGGGTGATCGCGCATCGCTTCAAACCGAGGAGATAAAAAAAGTAAGAATAAGCGGATTAAGGATGGAGTTTGAAACGTATAACACGGGTGGTGAACGGATTACAACTCCCGCCGACAGGATACCGGGAGGGACATCAACTCCTGCTTTTTTGGGTTTTGACCATTTGGAATCATTCTATGCCGAGGTAGAAGCACGTCCATCCGAAAATATTACGGGTAAAGTTTCAGTCAATATCCTTGGTCATGTACCTGAAAATCCCATCGATGAAATCTTTTATGAAAATCGGGGACTTCCCAGAACGGTGGTTACCGGATCTGGGACATCACAAATGAACGATCTTGAACGGGTGAAGATATTTAATGCCAGTATTTTATGGGACAGTCGTTGGCTTATGCTGGATGGCTTCTACAGAACAGGACATTATCATTGGGGATATGAAGGCGATTTCTTTGGCTTATATCCTGAAGCAAATTACGGTGATAATATCAATCTTTACAATGCAGATGCCCCCTTAGGATTTGAAGTTACCGGAAAGAAACTTTTTGACGGATTAAAGGTTGCTTTTGGTCCTCAACTCTGGTGGGGTGCAAATCCTACTGTACTTGTGAAATATCAACGGTCGTTCGGACCAATTCAAGCAACTGGTATGTATCAGGAAGATATTGATAAGCAGAGTACAGCAGTCAGTTCGTTCGCGGTACCGTTGGCACCAACCCGAAAAGGTACACTCCATCTTGCCTATAAAAAAGGTGAATTGGGAATCGAGGTAGGTGGAATCTGGTCGGGAAGTACAAAAGTAGGACAACAATTCCAGATTGCGACTGGGACATCGGGTAACTATACAATTTACCAAGACCATATTAAATCATCAGATGCATTTGGAGGAAAGGTTAAACTAACATTCTCAAGTGGCCGCTGGAATTGGTATGCTCAAGGTTCGGTGATGGGTCTCGTCGCCGATGGAGGACCAACTTCAACTCTTACATACACGGGATGGCGACTCAAAGATTGTGGAATGGGAAATCAACGAAGTTTCCTTACAGGGTTAGCGGTTCTTTTTGGTAATTGGCAGATCGCTCCAAACTTTTTGTGGCAAAAACCAATTGAAGCGCCAATACCTAACGATATTCCTGCGCCCGGTCGTCCAAGAAATATCCTTGCTGACCCGTTTGCAGTACGAGGGAATAGAGAAACAGTAGCAGGCGAATTACTTATCAATTATGACCCGACTCCTGCAACCTGGCTTTATATGTGGGATAACGACCTACGCGAAGACGCCTCGTTTGCATTTAGTACAGGCATTGTCGTTCGTCATCAACCCACGACACAAGATGCCTCGATTGGCATTTTGAAAGATGGAAGAACACTGTTTGCGTTTCCCGGTGCGACACCGGCAAGAGATGTATGGGAAGTTAACTCTCGTTTTATTTCCAAAATGCAATCGGGTGTTGGTATAATTGCAAACACATACTTTGGAACGGTTGAGCCAAACGGAAGTGATGTTCGTTTGATTCATCGTTATGGGGGCAATGTACGATGTGTTTATAATTCAATGAAATTCATCGCATCAGCAAAGGTCAATGATTGGGGTCCTTACGATTATCATCGCGATTTCAATCTTACCTATCCGCTACAATTCAGTGCTGATATCTCAACTGTTTTCGGTACACCGGAATGGTTCGATATTCCGCAAACCCGAATTGGCATTATCGGTACATGGCGTTCACTTGATAGATACTCGGCACGATACGATTTTATTAAAATATTAGACGCTACAGGAAACCTTGTGCCAAATACCGAAACACCCGGACAACCAATCGGGAATGAATGGGAAATTCGTACCTACATTCACTTGAATGTCGGAATGTGAGGAAACAATGGGTTGTCTTTTTGAAAGAATGAGATGCCAAACAACAAAAGAAATAAACAGTTACAAATTTGGAGTGAAGTCATGACCAAGGGAAATCTATTTTGTTTGTTCGCAGTTGCAATGATAGTGTTGGTGTTCGCTATTTCAGGTTGTGAAAGAGATACCAGTATGTTAGAGTCGGCTACCTATCCTAAAGATGCCGAAGTGTTCACCGATCAGTTCGGTCCTGCAATACAATATCAATCGTTCGGTGATTCAAAGTTAGATGCCTTACAAATGGATGAAACGGAAACATACAGCGGTACAACATCGCTTAAAATATCCGTACCGAACGATGGATATATGTATAGCACTTATCCTTATGCAGGTGGCGCCTTTGTTTCTACTTCTGGACGCGACCTTCGCGGGTATAATGTGC
It encodes the following:
- a CDS encoding zf-HC2 domain-containing protein; the protein is MMNHATIKNLLYDFVMNELPDAQRNRVEVHLKECQECTGEVETLTLFVEQLRNETIDWSEQQTPAYWNHFADAVAEQIRQEEKERRSFAERFGEWLDSFISFRPRDIAITGAVCALLVVSFVVGRVYFVKEKEAQPQQQLAQQTPVVDSEYVRLHDYFRKSKALLVGLANTNEGEVEQVDLETERTLSNNLLDESRSLKRTALDPRSERLINDMEKIFLKVANGGDNNDFPELELIRNGIERENLLYKIRRAEATYRTVPVQFASDIR
- a CDS encoding RNA polymerase sigma factor; this translates as MPSSDDKKLIEESKNGNHNAYKQLVERNMKQAYNLAYRFVGNHDDAEDVAQDAFVRAYRSLNYFRGDAEFSTWLYRIVTNLSLNRVKQMQRINKHELPMLEITTSGIGHEPSYVHSLDTSSHIERALHELPTLQRAVVILRHMNGLSTKQVSSILRCTEGTVKTHLHRAIRKLQSKLEFLKTEHA
- a CDS encoding glycosidase; this translates as MISPFKTNGQYFRTVLIFLIYIVLVISATVFTEAQETQVTVKSDASGTTLQVNGKDFMIIGMNWDYYPIGKNYTYSLWSQPDNVIQTALDNEMPLLKNMGVNAIRQYVGIPPRWIKYIYERYGIYTVLNHTFGRYGVSIDGMYMPNTDYSDPRIREYLVREVDSMVNDFRATPGLLMWLLGNENNYGLFWGGAATEDIPVGETLESMRARQMYSLFNDAIKTIKQKDTKHPVAIANGDLLFIDIIAKEIQGLDIFGTNMYRGISFRDAFQTVKEKLNIPIMFTEFGADAFNEKDMCEDQISQARYLLGNWQEIFEQSSGKGKIGNAIGGFTFQFSDGWWKYRQEINLDVHDVNASWSNGGYKEDYSEGENNMNEEWFGICAKGPSDGNGYYQLYPRASFYALKRAYRLDIYNTATDTIRIRNHFNSINLVEDVLTARGDRASLQTEEIKKVRISGLRMEFETYNTGGERITTPADRIPGGTSTPAFLGFDHLESFYAEVEARPSENITGKVSVNILGHVPENPIDEIFYENRGLPRTVVTGSGTSQMNDLERVKIFNASILWDSRWLMLDGFYRTGHYHWGYEGDFFGLYPEANYGDNINLYNADAPLGFEVTGKKLFDGLKVAFGPQLWWGANPTVLVKYQRSFGPIQATGMYQEDIDKQSTAVSSFAVPLAPTRKGTLHLAYKKGELGIEVGGIWSGSTKVGQQFQIATGTSGNYTIYQDHIKSSDAFGGKVKLTFSSGRWNWYAQGSVMGLVADGGPTSTLTYTGWRLKDCGMGNQRSFLTGLAVLFGNWQIAPNFLWQKPIEAPIPNDIPAPGRPRNILADPFAVRGNRETVAGELLINYDPTPATWLYMWDNDLREDASFAFSTGIVVRHQPTTQDASIGILKDGRTLFAFPGATPARDVWEVNSRFISKMQSGVGIIANTYFGTVEPNGSDVRLIHRYGGNVRCVYNSMKFIASAKVNDWGPYDYHRDFNLTYPLQFSADISTVFGTPEWFDIPQTRIGIIGTWRSLDRYSARYDFIKILDATGNLVPNTETPGQPIGNEWEIRTYIHLNVGM